GGGGATCTGGCTCCGCGGGCcacgtcgccgccggcgcctggGAGCCTGGCGTCCAACACGGTGGTGGCGAGGATGATGAAGCGCATGAACTACAGGGAAGGCACGGGCCTCGGCAGGCACGGCCAGGGGATCGTCGCTCCCCTCGAAGTGATCGTGCGGCCCAAGAACGCCGGCCTCGGCACCGCCGAGGGATCCACCGGCGGAGATTTCGAGCCGCCTCCCAGCGCGGAGAACTGGCCCAAGTGGGATGAAGCCGGAGGAGCAAAAAAAGGGTAGCGCCATCGGGAGTTTGACGAGAAGATCCTAGCCAGACCACTGGAGGAAGGCGCCGCCGAGGCCGTCGCGCGGGTGCAGAAGGCACTCGCCCGGGCGTCTCGATGGTCGAGTGGCCAAGGGGAACCGTGCTACGGGGAGGGGACGGCGGCGATCGCCAAGGCCATGGCGAGGGTGCAGGAGGAGAGCTCGTCGGGGATGCTCACGACGGCCGAGCTGATCCGCGAGTTCACGGCCTTGAAGGAGCAGTGCCCCCGGGAGTACACGACGTACCGCCTCGCGGACGCGGCGCCGCTCCTGCGCGCGGTGTTCCAGCAGTGGGAGCCGCTCGAGGACCCGTCGCGCGGGCTGGAGGCGGTGACCAGGCTCAAGGACGCGCTGCTTGACGACGGGTCGGCCGCGTCGCCGTACGCCGCGCTGGTCGACGACGTCGTGGTGGGGGCCGTGCTGGCGTCGGCCGCCGAGACGTGGGAGGCCATGGACCCGGAGCCGATGGTCCGGTTCCTGGAGACGTGAGGGGACGCGCTGCCGATCCCGGCGATCCAGCACCTCCTGGAGCAGGCGGTCATGCCGAAGCTGTCGGCCGCCGCCGAGTCGTGGGAGCCGCGGTGGGAGCCCGTGCCGTGCCACGCCTGGGTGCACCCGTGGATCCCGCTCCTCGGGCGCCGGCACGAGCCGCTGGTCGCGACGGTGCGGTGCAAGCTCGGTAACGCGCTGGTGGGATGGCGCGCGCCCCGCGCCACGGCCGACCACGACATGGTGCTGCCGTGGAAGGACGCGTTTGGGCCGGCGGCGTGGGAGGAGTTCGTCGGCCGGCACGTCGTGCCGTACCTGAGGCAGGGCCTACGGGCGGTGCGCGTCACGCCGCCCAAGCAGGAGGACGGCGGGTTCGGCGGGGTGATGAGGTGGTTGTCCGTGGTGCCGGCGCGGGACATGGCGCGGCTCCTGGAGGAGGAGGGTTTCTTGGGCAAGTGGCAGGACGCGCTGTGCCGGTGGCTGTGGGCCGCGAGACCCACCGTGGCGGAGGCCACGGCGTGGCACGAAGGGTGGAAGCGGCTGTTGACGCCGGAGTTGCTCGCCGACGAGCGTGTGCGTGCTCCCATCGAGGCCGGCCTCCAAAAGATCAGCCGCGCGGCGCAGGGTCTGGAGATTTACCGGCCGCCTGGACGGGAGCAGCACGCCGGCCAGGCCAGCTCCTGGCGATACAGATCACGACGGCGCGCGGCCTTTGGTCGTGGAGGCAATAGTAGGCACTGATAGTGATCGGCATGAACAAGGCTGGGAGATGTGAAATCTCTTTTGCGCGTATACATGCAGTGATGGTACTTTGGATTTAGGTGGGATCTGTTAGTTTGTGCTGGTTTGATATGCTTGTTGTGTATATGTAGCCATGTGATGTAAAATCTGGGGGTAGCTAGCTATGCGTTGAACTGGGGATCCTATATTGCATGGTTTTCACTCAGATCTGACTTAGAAACTCGACATTGCTGCTGAGCAACATCCAACTGGAAAACCATAATACAGCGGTCA
The sequence above is drawn from the Panicum hallii strain FIL2 chromosome 7, PHallii_v3.1, whole genome shotgun sequence genome and encodes:
- the LOC112900775 gene encoding septin and tuftelin-interacting protein 1 homolog 1-like, with the translated sequence MPKLSAAAESWEPRWEPVPCHAWVHPWIPLLGRRHEPLVATVRCKLGNALVGWRAPRATADHDMVLPWKDAFGPAAWEEFVGRHVVPYLRQGLRAVRVTPPKQEDGGFGGVMRWLSVVPARDMARLLEEEGFLGKWQDALCRWLWAARPTVAEATAWHEGWKRLLTPELLADERVRAPIEAGLQKISRAAQGLEIYRPPGREQHAGQASSWRYRSRRRAAFGRGGNSRH